The following are encoded together in the Gimesia chilikensis genome:
- a CDS encoding RidA family protein: MKSMTNLLTAVALLALTGSAAAEVAYLNPSAETGTSQCAVVKNSVLAHTSQILPINFNGGQVVAGNAGDQTAMVLQNLDYLLGKVDATLYRIVKLNVYVAREELVSEVKQRLVKELKFKVQPACTFVVTKLADPKALVAMDVVAALDSEKKIAKTEIYNDNVSGFRVALLPAGRTAYISGQAVKADTLEEATKKTMEELHQTLKFLGGSPENIVHLKAFLTPMKQGESSAEVIDSFFPEKRRPPVTLVEWFSTLPVEIEMIVALPEPAPASRPAETIVYKTPTGMKASPVYSRVAIAEVSDRIYVSGITSKEPGNYSTRIHSAFDQLKAIVTEAGSDMEHLAKATYYVSDNEISGDFGKIRQEYYNPKRPPAASKATVKSVGIPNRILLMDMIAVPVK; this comes from the coding sequence ATGAAATCCATGACGAATCTACTGACAGCCGTTGCACTGCTGGCTCTGACCGGATCGGCTGCGGCCGAGGTGGCCTACCTGAATCCGTCCGCCGAGACAGGAACTTCGCAGTGTGCTGTCGTCAAAAACAGTGTGCTCGCACATACTTCTCAGATCCTGCCGATCAATTTCAATGGGGGACAGGTCGTGGCAGGAAATGCGGGAGATCAGACTGCGATGGTCCTGCAGAATCTGGATTACCTGCTGGGCAAAGTCGATGCCACCCTGTATCGCATTGTGAAACTCAACGTTTACGTGGCCCGGGAAGAACTGGTCTCCGAGGTCAAACAGCGACTGGTCAAAGAACTGAAATTCAAAGTTCAGCCCGCCTGTACTTTCGTGGTGACCAAACTCGCAGATCCCAAGGCCCTGGTGGCCATGGATGTGGTGGCGGCACTCGACTCAGAGAAAAAGATCGCGAAGACTGAGATCTACAACGACAATGTCTCCGGGTTCCGTGTCGCCCTGTTACCCGCAGGACGGACCGCCTACATTTCCGGTCAGGCCGTCAAAGCGGACACACTGGAAGAAGCGACAAAAAAGACCATGGAAGAACTTCACCAGACACTGAAGTTCCTGGGTGGCTCTCCCGAAAACATCGTGCACCTCAAAGCGTTTCTCACCCCGATGAAACAGGGAGAGAGTTCCGCGGAGGTGATTGACAGTTTCTTCCCCGAGAAACGCCGCCCGCCGGTCACGCTGGTGGAATGGTTTTCCACCCTGCCGGTCGAGATCGAAATGATCGTCGCGTTGCCTGAGCCGGCACCAGCCTCCCGTCCTGCAGAGACCATCGTCTACAAGACGCCGACCGGAATGAAAGCGTCCCCCGTCTACAGTCGCGTCGCGATTGCCGAAGTGAGCGACCGGATCTATGTTTCGGGTATCACTTCCAAAGAGCCGGGTAATTACAGTACGCGGATTCACAGCGCCTTTGATCAGCTGAAAGCGATTGTGACGGAAGCAGGCAGCGATATGGAGCACCTCGCCAAAGCGACCTACTATGTTTCCGACAATGAAATCAGTGGCGACTTCGGTAAGATTCGCCAGGAATATTATAATCCCAAACGGCCCCCGGCAGCCTCCAAGGCGACCGTCAAAAGTGTGGGCATTCCCAATCGGATTCTGCTGATGGATATGATCGCGGTTCCCGTCAAGTAA